aaaaggatggattaaaaaacagatttgtttaagaattaaggtacccaaattactaattccacgcaaacgaaatcgcgggcaaaagctagtactttgtaatattataaatgcgaaagtgtgtctgtctgtctgtctgttacctcttcacgcttaaaccgctggaccgatttaattgaaatttggtatagaaaaagtttgagtcccggggaaggacatagggtagtttttaagtCCCAGAAGTCAATCCTTTAAgtgggtgaaaagggggggtggaaatttgtatggggaatcgataaaaagctgattggataaaaaataagctacccaaattactaactccacgcagacgaagtagcGGGCAAAATCTAGTATTATAtaaaagtaagtacataaatataaaagtaattGATTACCTTTTGGCAAGTTCTCTCCCACAACACACGTGTCCCTAACAATGATTCTACattctattgttaagtaaatttGAGTCCGTACCCGCCGCCTAAATTGAGAAACTTGGCCATTCTTAATATGTTACTATTgtgtcacaatgtaagtttcGATCAATGAGACATTATATTAGTTTCCACAAAATGCTtcacaaatataaatacattttagtcCAACTGACAGAGCAAACTTATAATAGTCGGATGTCTCCTCAGTGACGCCTAGAATCCAGTTTCTGTATACGAGTGGAGTGTATCATCCATAAATCTTGATGATGAAAATCTTTTCATGGAACTACTGTAAACAAAGTTGGTGTGATTATGTTACGAAACTATTTTATGGTATACAGTTTTATTACGTTAAGCGACTATAAATAAGATTATTTACACAGGTTAATACTTGTGTTGTTAAAAAGATGGCATATTATAACATAAAACGTGATAAAAAGTCATATCTTGAAATAAGAGTTGGtgtgtaaaataagtttatctaattaaaataaaataaatgagcaCAAACAAATCTGGAATTCGATAAGTTTATCATTCATCATACATCATGTTCCATACATCTCGTAAGCGGTTATATAggagaagaaaaaaatatcccaATATTCCCGTTTTAATCCTCGTGTTCATTTTATTTCCTCAATTAAGCAGGTTCCTACTGAGGTTTcctacgaagggtttcgtaccattattctgtttttagtatttgttgttatagcggcaacagaaatacatcatctgtgaaaatttcaactgtctagctatcacggtttatgagacagcctggtgacagacagacggacagacagacagacagacggacagtgtagtcttagtaatagggtcccgtttttaccctttgggtacggaaccctaaaaatgaaagatTGGTTTTTCACCAAATTATTTCGGTCGTAATTGAAATCGAaagtatttaaacatttttttcctcatttatttcggaatttgtaaaaatacatacatacaatgatATAAGATACTCCAATGAATTAATAAGATCTCAACAATAGATACCTATGTATTACAGTCACATTACAGTTAATTTACCTTCTCATTTTAACTTTGTGCTCTGGGagtaatacatattatgtgCTTAAATATTAAAGGCCATAGGTGTATAATggtaatataataagtaagcaCCCTTACCAAAGTGAAGCAGTTGACCTCTCGAGTTGTTGTTGAGTTAAGCCAAGCAGTTGAGCGCCAAATCATTAGAAAACGTTTTTTTATGAAGATACTAATGATTCCCTTCGAATGTTTCAGTTTCAGTATGCCTTggttaaaatttgttttaaccGCAATTTCTTAGGGCAAACTAGTTTTCACGGAGTGCAGTGGTGAAAACTAGATTTAtgtgaattttaaataaaataaaaatattgaattacattatatgtttatttatttaatttcagatCACAGAATCACTTAAGCGAATCCGCGCCGGAAAGAAACAATCTCGCTTCGCTGAGGATATCGACTTCGAAAACTCAGTATCAAATCTGGAAAATCGCATGAGGATCTCTGATAAAATTTTGGAGACAGTTGGCATCGGCCACTCCGAGGTTAGTGGAGCGAGGCGGGCCCTGCAAGAGAATGAGGAACGCACAGAAAAACGCATCGCTCGCAGATTAAACGAGGAGAACTCGCTGACAAAGTGGACCGCTTTGAAGGACGACGAGAGTGCCGCAGCACAGCGCGCGAAAGCGAGCCGCGCGCGCCTTTCCGACTTGGAAGACGAGATGTCAGAGCTGTCAGAGCGCAGCGCGGCGCGTGAGAAGCGCGCGGCGCGCCTGCGCGCCCTTGTGGCAGACTCGGACGTTGCCGATTCCGCCGTAGCCTCCACCAAGATAACCATCAGGGAACAGAGGGAAAAGAAACAAGTCACTTTctaaacgctcctaacaaatcGACTATCTGTAATAACTTACTGACTTTCTAAAACAAAGTTTAGATTTACGTCGAGTATGTTAAcactatattatattgtttgagGTAGAGGGGTTTGCTAGAAAGTACACTCCTGcattttctttttgtacaatggtgagttgatattaattttatactcatTGGAAAGAAGAATAAGGCGCTACGTATTTCcctgtttatttattgttttttttaagtaaataaatacttaatcatTGTTGTGAGTGGGATCCATTTTATTTTTCACTGTATTTGTGTTATATTTCTTCAGTAAGAAAGTGAAGAACAGTCTGGTTAGAAATAGTTATTAGTTTTAGAAGGGGGCATatttgttgtttaacccctcgtgctgATGTTGATATACGAGCAAgaaaaagattccaaaattgaaccacgagcgttgTGAGTGCTCCGAAAACtggaattttgagcgttgcgagggtttcaaggcacgagggttaaacaaactttctAGTTACAAACTTTTACCCagtaaaacacatttttttttacaacaccAGCGAGAGGAAATTCTAACTGTATGTATAACATTAACCTTATGAACGCTTTTCCTCAAGCGTCAGGACGTGGCCTACATGCCAATACCTCGACTAgtgaataatgaatataaaccttatctgtcagcaggacaattgctttgacagcgtccgccatgacCACTGTAGTGGTCGCTGGCGTGGCAGGCACGACAGCACATGACCTATTTAGTGGctcttggcgtccaaaaggttaaaactcGGCTCCAAATAAACGCTAAAGTGTGGACACGAAAGAATCTGATCatgcatgatatggtaaatcttttaaatgaatgtcgTTTTTCAAGCAGCaattctaagggttccgtacctgaaaaggaaaaaacggaacccttataggatcactcgtgcgtctgtctgtccgtctgtcacatcctattttctccgaaactactggaccaattctgtgagtctgtgacccaaagacggacatgtaacgaaaacaaatgaattttaaacatgggggccacttttggggggtaaatgagagaattaaaaaatatagtttttaaaatatatagtgttacatatcaaatgaaatagctcattgtgagaatctttaaatatatttttcttataattttaagataaacagtttagaagttattcaagataaTAGGCAAAAATGACTATGTAGCGTTAGCAATTGTCATGTCGTCTATCATTCGTCTACGAagtcagccggcctagccaaggtgacaatcggtatcgctacgacaacgaaacgttTTGTGAGCAGCGAACGGTTTTATTTCCGTTCACTTTTTGTGAGAcacctatggatggtatagaaaggatcgcaatctcttatggcagaattgttgtaaaagtgaccgctttcagctttaaataatagttcctaatctctccggtggcgctagttaggctctgggacatgagtataacatgaaccatataaggcaacaaataacccgaccaaattacgtaggttgtttttggtagtatttcggtgtatggtggcgccgcctaattactgttttttgatggacacttcatacatagagatttggctcctttatacagtctccatggagACACCCTTCCATATTAGttcgacagtgacagttgcgtttcgatcgctacgggcAACGgggcgtaaaggggcccactgactatcagtccgctggacgatataggcctgtcagttagaacaaaaatttgacagttccgaacaactgacaggccgatattgtccggcggactgatagtcagtgggcccctttaagcgattagcatgttggctacgcggccaggccAGGCTTACGCTCCGCAGCTCCAGCGAAAATTAATAGTTTTGAAGAAATTATCGAATTTTGGCTCGATACATGATAGTATTACAGTTTTCAGgccaatttgatttgatttaaataacaataaatcgaATAAACCATAAATTTTCGCGGAACATACATGGGGTTCAAATTGGTAGCACTTCAGGTCCTGTTTTATTTGCCTTCGTTTGATCCGTAGTAAAAGCAACACCAtgtacaaagaggatataatagaatagagcggtactgtcatagtaaattttgtagccacagtaaattcactgccatctatcgacacacgattaaaactaaaaataaaaatataaaataaaatgattatttatatgattaaatatatggttttttttttatttgcaatatttgcattgattatttttatattattttgacccatgttctttcactgaaaagcgttaaaattgtcaaataacaagcgaaaccgtcagcgccatctatacgagagtaggccaaaggtaatagcaccatctgatcgagaaaaaatagtttttatgtcggaagttTTCCCCCAAAGAGAGTGAAAAGAAGGaagttgcctgataattgatgtcaagcaattaagcttgtgctcaaattgaattattgttattacactttatccaggctcTATACtcactctagctgctgttacttattccacgcagatgaagtcgccggcgaaagctagttattaataccGGGACCGATGTCGCTGTGCTTAACAAAGTGTGCGTTACAACTTACAAGTACGTACGTACACAATATTGTACGCATTTAAAATCTCAACTCATCTTAATCACATTTTGTCATTCTGAATTAAAACTATGTAATCACCCAGAATctatactttttttataaatttataacacTTACGCCATCTGTGTCTGTTCGTAAGAAACAAGATGCTCGAGAGTTGGCTAATTTTTGTTGGTTGGAAAATGACCTTTGCGCATAATAGTTATTTCTATTGGCGGTAGCATTCACTAtagattatggatggtatagaaaggatgccaatctcttatggcagaattgttgcaaaagtgaccgcattcggctttaaataatagttcctaatctctccggtggcgctagttaggctctgggacatgagtataacatgaaccatacctataaggcaacaaataacccgaccaaattacgtaggttgtttttggtttcggtgtatggtggcgccgcctaattactgttttttgatggacacttttcatacatagagatttgactCCTTTATATAGTTTCCATGCTATAGATGGTGATATGCGTCTGaatgacaaataaaaattaaatgcagAGCAGACACGATCACTTGGAATGGCATTACCTACTGATAATGACCAGATTGAATTTCAAGGGTAAAAAACAAATGTAGCAAAACGACCTGTCATTTAATTTAGCCCCCTCCGATGTCTGGTAATGTCATTAGTAATGACTCATTACTCGTGATAGTGTCTGGGCCGTACCTATAATGATTTTCAATTTGGGAGTTAGCTATGTAGCTAGTTATCTGGCTATGTTAATACAtgtatttagaaaatattttggaATTTTAATATGCGACATCAAAGGCAACACCGATGTGTCAGGCAGAGGGTAAAAAGGTGTCACTGGActttaaacataatattatagtcAACTCGACACTTTCCATATCTACCCTCGAGAACGCAGGTCTCGCGGTTCCactttattattaagattttctGACTAGGAACTGAAATGACcattaaaagataaagatattacttttataggtacttacatattttcattGGATACTcaaatattagtttaatttgGTTTAATCCTccttaatttagaatttagtgcTATCACAAGTATCACAACACGTACTTAGCGAAGCCAATTAAGCCCACGTTACGAAACAATTGTTAATAACGCCAATCGAAAAGTGAAAtgcaaataatgtatggaaatgatcacGTGACTTTATATTGCATTTGTCATCCcgatatattattttctatttgaTCGGCGTTTGTAGACCCCAGGTCTGCaaaataggccaggaaataaatgctcaaaaaaatctatagagggaaatgcttgaaacacaatttttgacttcgtagctttgtttggactagttaggaggtgaacatatcaaaagtccccgccgGTAAACATGGTGcccggggggggggggaggggggggtttgaaggttccatttttcggtttttcgattatatctcggaaactatgcgtctgagcaaCATGTCCACTTACACAAAAtcaaaagtgatttaatttgttacaagttttattcagtcaagtttttcgatatctagtatagtttttgagatatccgctcttgaaggattatttagggctctcatttttatcttgattatctacatcagtgaagctgctatgccgggtttggtatcgttttcataTTTTAACCGGGGGTGCTGAAtccatttatggtatcaacattgacagtattgacaccattcctaagtaaaaacaaaatttaaaaaaatgcttttttttaactccttttcacgcttaaaccgctcaacggatttcgttgaaatttggtatagagatagtttgagtcccgggacagtacataggatagtttttataaccaaaatcaacttttgactgtgtgaaaagtggggtgaaagtttgtatggggaatcaataactgctgaaccgattaaaagtattaaaagtattaaccttagtaatataagttaatcattaaatttagattaaggtactaacattgaaaatgagtgcaccatttcgccgttaaacgcaagtttggcgaaacttgtataagtttaaaatgtgttatacttttttgaaaaaaaattaaaaaaaaaaaaaaatttgggacggcctacatgtttgatttatttgaaaatgataccaaacatgacttcaaacctaaacttaaacagtattaacctcaggaattcaacttcggcgaagaagcttaATTCCCTTCACACCAAATTTCagaccttcaaagtatgatttttgagataaaaactatcttatgtcctgtctcgtgacttaaaacatctctataccaaatttcaactaaatcggttcagcggtttaagtgtgaagaggagttaagaaaaggtatttgtttaaagtttgtatgtttttacttcggaatggtgtcaatgtgataccataaatgaatttggcactcgcgatttatacgaaaacgataccaaacatggcctagtagcttcattgatgtagatatcaacATAAAATGTAGAGCCCCAATAAACTTTTaatagagaatatctcgaaaactattaaggatatcgaaaaatttggctgaattaaacttgtagcaaatttaatcagctttcgttttatttaagtagtcatgtcgctaagacgcaaagtttccaagatataagtgaaaaaaccggccaagtgcgagtcggactcgcgcaccgagggttccgtactttttagtatttgttattatagcggcaacagaaatacatcatctgtgaaaatttcaactgtatctcatgatacgtttcatgagatacaacctggtgacagacagacagacagacggacagacggacagcggagtcttagtaatggggtcccgttttaccctttgggtacggaaccctaaaaaccgaaaaaaattaccttcaaacccccctctcccccccggcaccagggttacggccggggacttttgatatgttcatctcctaactagtccaaacaaagtgacgtagtcaaaaattgtgttccaagcatttccctctgtaccttcttattgcttggcctaaaagCGCAGTCGTTTCTTAGAAGTGTAAAACATAGAAACCAACTTTtgcattattttcatatttgtaTAACTGTGCAATAAATGCTTACTCGAATGGTGAAATTAAGGACAGCGATGTCGTGTGTTGTTATAtttggaccaagctaactcttcACCTACTTCTGTCGTAACAAAGTGTGGAAGTGTATATAATaaacaccatattttcatagacattTGACGTTTATGATCACACTCCCACGATTTTAAAGTCTGTGCATGTTGATACGACtctacgtaaaaaaaaaacacttaatacatacatagacaCGAGAAAAGATATCTATAACGCAAGCATTATATCTATAACATCGGTTATAGAGCGtgggtttttggtctagaaatcttctagaaatcgattttcgctcatgtcgtctcggacatatttggtatcagtgcattcagtgtgatgtcctaaacacaaatatatgagatcacaagcgcgaaagtggtgggggggTCAactgctgtgacgtcataaatttggcagtacaaagttttttagattttttataaagcATACCACGTGGGGTACCAAATAAAAGGGCtctgtgagtagatcacaaatatctggggggcacggcagtgcccccggcAAAACGAGCAAAgtgaagcgcaagggcactacctaccttttctcgaagcgcttcgttgtttttttgaaccctcataacttgggtttggattaaaaaaataaataaaattctcgggatataaaatttcaatagagctcttatactttagattttattcatatctaaaaaaaaccccgatttcgtcactcactcactcactcatcaaaacctttaggggacttcctgaagtcctacgaagctgaaatttggtatgtaagatagtcttagtacacaaacaacaacaaaaattcaaaaagttaaaatttttagcccctaagggggtgaaaaggggggtggaattttgtatggaaaatcaataaccgctgtaccgatttagttaaaatttggtatgtagatctATCATCTAATCTCCACTTTTTAAAAAGTTGTCAAAAACTAAGTCGTTTAGTGATTGAAATGTGTCCGTGATTCTCTGGATCACCGACTGGATAAGCGACACTAAAGTCGTCAGATTGGTACGAAACATTCGATGCAGAAAAATCTGGCGATTCCAACGATGTATATAACTCAATATCTCTAAAACTGTCGCTTATCCCATTTCTCCTTTCCAGCGTCGATATAATTTGTCATAAGTTCCGAAGAAAAAAGCCTCCAAATCAAGATAAAACGCCGCGCGATCAGTGGAAGGCCAACAAATGACTACTAATTAGAGACACGAAACGAGCGCAAATATATCTACAGGCAGTTTAACAAACATTCTCGGGATATTAACTTTGTCATAGATTTGTAAAGCGTGCACCTAACTTATTGATAATGCTGTGTTTATAAAAAgagtttattgtattgtaataatctaaataaattaataagactgtcttatattacaatactcatattttttcaatataataGGTACAGAGCTTAAGTTAGAAGggattttttgaaattcaaaACCCAAAAGGCGGAAAATAGGTTGAAAATTTCTAACTATTACCTAAGCGGACGAatggcccaattcgaacaatgcttataagatgtcacagcgacaCGATACCGATCCGAAAAGTTTTTAGAGAACGATAAAGGAATGTCGAttttgatactgacagatcTGTATCGTATCGCTGATCGATATGGGCCGGAAgtcacgggtgacgggtgaatGAAACTGAGCCCACGCAACGcaacgtatgcaatgcattataaaattaggaccctgtaattagtttgtttAGAAACAAACTTGTCATGTGTTGCGCTGCGTatgacaagtatgtttctaagcatacaaatttccaGATTTCGTAATGCATTGCGTACGTTGCGTACGTTGCGTACGTTGGGCTCTGTTTGTCCCTACCTTTACGACATCATCATGTTTCTATAGGTTCAAGATTATGATTGGGAGGGACGGACCTTCTGCCTTTTCCCGAACTATGTTGGCACGCATTCCCTAGACTAGACAAttcgtcgctgcgcgtacaaaagtcgctaCGTGATTTTTGACGATTTTTggttttaatgccattttgtaccttatttctatacgcatatgctccaaaaacagcgtgacgcttatttcaatatttaaggatttatcaaatgtaggtatgtgacgcctatacaatgaatgctcttcctataatcgctaactggaataaatcacataactacATTAGTTTATTTGAACAGCAATTACAGACGTGTGCTCGCTATGTGTTGCTCgacacatagcgatattttcttaaaaatgaTTAGATGCGCTCGCTCCCGATATGTAGTTTCTcgcacatagcgatatttttatactagttgCAGTCGATGTTATGTTTCTAGATTGTGCGTTTTACTATACATAGCGGgattttcttataacaatcgagtctaccgtatattaaactattatttacCCTCAAGTTGTATACAGGTACCTACTAAACATGATTATTTCATGTGAAGCGCTAGTGGCCAAGCTGtaaaagcgtgcgactttcaatccggaggtcgcgtgttcaaacccacgctcgtaccaatgagtttttcggaacttatgtacgaaatat
The Cydia strobilella chromosome Z, ilCydStro3.1, whole genome shotgun sequence genome window above contains:
- the LOC134754410 gene encoding uncharacterized protein LOC134754410, producing MSRLGRTRRTRVYDCNYDKGESYYRPVLDRLDHKTAPGAAEHADRDRIRADVESRIKYALDGVDAEGARDELFDSRGARATRGRPLSSALEEDDLADDITESLKRIRAGKKQSRFAEDIDFENSVSNLENRMRISDKILETVGIGHSEVSGARRALQENEERTEKRIARRLNEENSLTKWTALKDDESAAAQRAKASRARLSDLEDEMSELSERSAAREKRAARLRALVADSDVADSAVASTKITIREQREKKQVTF